One genomic segment of Desulfobacterales bacterium includes these proteins:
- the selB gene encoding selenocysteine-specific translation elongation factor, whose translation MKQIILGTAGHIDHGKTSLIKAVSGIDTDRLKEEKQRGITIELGFAAIDLPSGIHVGVVDVPGHEKFVKNMVAGASGIDVVAMIIAADEGVMPQTREHLEICHLLGVEYGFVALTKIDMVDEEWLELVTEDVKEFTQETFLENAPIVPVSAISKEGTDQFLKTLDEYCSQIPDREPTSLFRLPADRVFTIKGFGTVITGTLISGKIQTGETVMIYPSGIKTKVRGLQVHDQSVGEAEAGMRTAINFQGIEKATVNRGDVVARPDTLRPSYMLDVFFHYLESNERPIKNREQVRFHTGTNEISCNIILLDREELIPGEDAIVQLRLDSPVACVRDDRYVVRSYSPVRTLGGGPILNPIPKKHKRFRKDMVERLQTLMTEDPETLIDFHVHAAGYSELSIMDLILMTNLSANQLENTLQSLLSKQSIIQTDKDPKRYIHKNTLDHFKNEVIRRLGEYHAKHPLKAGMPKGELKSKFPPVMSHKLFNQLIHRMAQSNAICQTESNIRLPDHEVRLAADESDLQEKILDILKREGLQPPVFKDLVSQLNIRPETAKNILMLLVNEGKVVKAKEELFFHADAINELKTRLVAYLKSNGEISTPEFKEMTATSRKYTIPLLEYLDSANITIRVGDNRKLRKSADPVSAGKGA comes from the coding sequence CACGGCAAAACAAGTCTGATCAAAGCGGTCAGCGGCATTGACACCGACCGGCTGAAGGAAGAAAAGCAGCGCGGCATTACCATTGAACTGGGATTTGCCGCCATTGACCTGCCCAGCGGCATCCATGTCGGCGTGGTGGATGTGCCCGGCCATGAAAAATTTGTTAAAAATATGGTGGCCGGCGCATCGGGGATTGACGTGGTGGCCATGATAATTGCCGCAGATGAAGGGGTTATGCCCCAGACCCGCGAGCACCTTGAAATCTGCCATTTGCTGGGCGTAGAATATGGTTTTGTGGCCCTGACCAAAATCGACATGGTGGATGAGGAATGGCTGGAACTGGTGACCGAGGATGTAAAAGAATTCACCCAGGAGACCTTCCTGGAAAACGCGCCGATTGTACCGGTTTCCGCCATAAGCAAAGAGGGCACGGACCAGTTTCTTAAAACTTTGGACGAATACTGCAGCCAGATACCGGACCGGGAGCCCACCAGCCTTTTCCGCCTGCCCGCAGACCGGGTATTCACCATTAAGGGATTCGGCACGGTGATCACCGGTACCCTCATCTCCGGCAAAATACAAACCGGGGAGACGGTAATGATATATCCCTCGGGCATTAAGACCAAAGTGAGGGGCCTGCAGGTCCACGACCAGTCGGTCGGTGAGGCGGAGGCCGGCATGCGAACCGCCATCAACTTCCAGGGAATTGAAAAGGCAACGGTCAATCGCGGCGATGTCGTGGCACGGCCGGATACCCTGCGCCCAAGCTACATGCTGGATGTTTTTTTCCATTATCTGGAAAGCAATGAGCGGCCGATCAAAAACCGGGAGCAGGTCCGATTCCACACCGGCACCAATGAAATTTCATGCAATATCATACTGCTGGACCGCGAAGAGCTTATTCCCGGAGAAGATGCCATTGTGCAGCTGCGGCTGGACAGTCCGGTGGCCTGTGTGCGCGATGACCGCTATGTGGTGCGCAGCTATTCACCGGTCCGCACCCTGGGCGGCGGCCCGATTTTGAACCCCATCCCCAAAAAGCACAAACGGTTTCGGAAAGATATGGTTGAGCGTTTGCAGACCCTGATGACCGAAGACCCGGAAACGCTTATTGATTTTCATGTACACGCGGCCGGCTACAGCGAGCTGTCCATCATGGATCTTATCCTCATGACCAATCTTTCGGCCAATCAGCTTGAGAACACGCTACAGTCTCTTCTCTCAAAACAGAGCATCATTCAGACGGATAAAGACCCCAAGCGCTATATTCACAAAAACACGCTGGACCATTTTAAAAATGAAGTGATCCGGCGCCTTGGCGAGTACCATGCCAAACACCCCTTAAAGGCCGGCATGCCGAAAGGTGAGCTGAAATCCAAATTCCCGCCGGTGATGAGCCATAAACTATTCAACCAGCTCATCCATCGGATGGCGCAGAGCAATGCCATCTGTCAAACAGAAAGCAACATCCGGCTGCCTGATCATGAGGTGCGGCTGGCGGCGGATGAATCCGATCTTCAGGAAAAGATTCTTGATATTTTAAAGCGGGAGGGGCTGCAGCCCCCGGTTTTCAAGGATCTGGTCAGCCAGTTGAACATCCGCCCGGAAACCGCCAAAAACATCCTCATGCTTCTGGTCAATGAGGGAAAAGTGGTCAAGGCCAAAGAAGAGCTTTTTTTTCACGCAGATGCCATCAATGAGCTAAAGACCCGGCTGGTGGCATACCTGAAATCAAACGGCGAGATCAGCACCCCGGAATTCAAGGAGATGACCGCAACTTCGAGAAAATACACTATCCCGTTGCTTGAGTATTTGGATTCCGCCAATATTACCATACGCGTGGGGGATAACCGCAAACTGCGAAAATCCGCAGATCCCGTCTCAGCCGGAAAAGGTGCATAG
- the hemW gene encoding radical SAM family heme chaperone HemW, with protein sequence MPGIYVHVPFCRRKCPYCDFYSVTETDWLPAWLNALCSEIRSVPKPEGPYDTVYIGGGTPSLLDDRQIRHLIETLFNCFDISRDAEITMEVNPGTVSADLLKHYRAAAINRINIGVQSFDDENLGFLGRIHSGAQSVEVLRKARKAGYENIGLDLIYGLPGQTIEGWHRELSSALDFSPAHLSCYLLTYPTGTPMAEALKQNRFAPLSEAACGELFLVTHDFLLGQGYDHYEISNYAIKTDKRSRHNQKYWRHIPYIGLGPAAHSYLDHRRYWNIASVKDYVAGINSGGLAIEESEDLTPAQEMMEVIFLGLRQAEGISLESFETRFAVDFQIKFQEVLTRCQEAGYLAVADGRCALTRQGLLYADSIAAALIQWI encoded by the coding sequence TTGCCCGGCATTTACGTGCACGTGCCGTTCTGCCGGCGCAAGTGTCCGTACTGCGATTTTTATTCTGTTACAGAAACCGATTGGCTGCCCGCCTGGCTTAACGCCCTTTGCTCGGAAATCCGATCGGTGCCCAAACCCGAAGGTCCCTATGATACGGTCTATATCGGCGGCGGAACCCCGTCTTTGCTTGATGACCGCCAGATTCGGCATCTGATTGAAACCCTGTTCAATTGTTTTGATATTTCAAGAGACGCTGAAATCACCATGGAGGTCAATCCGGGCACGGTTTCAGCGGATTTGCTCAAACATTATCGCGCAGCCGCGATAAACCGGATAAATATCGGCGTGCAGTCCTTTGATGACGAAAATTTAGGATTCTTGGGCCGCATCCATTCCGGCGCGCAATCCGTTGAAGTTCTGCGTAAAGCCCGGAAAGCGGGTTATGAGAATATCGGCCTGGATTTAATCTACGGACTGCCCGGCCAGACAATTGAAGGCTGGCACAGGGAGCTGTCATCTGCCCTGGATTTTTCTCCGGCCCATCTTTCCTGCTATCTCTTAACCTATCCAACCGGCACGCCCATGGCCGAAGCTCTGAAACAGAACCGATTTGCGCCTCTGTCAGAAGCGGCCTGCGGCGAGCTTTTCCTTGTCACCCATGATTTTCTTCTGGGGCAAGGCTATGATCATTATGAGATTTCAAATTATGCCATAAAAACAGATAAAAGATCCCGGCATAACCAGAAGTATTGGCGCCACATACCTTACATCGGTCTCGGGCCGGCCGCGCACAGCTACCTGGATCATCGGCGGTACTGGAATATCGCCTCGGTTAAAGATTACGTGGCAGGCATAAACTCCGGCGGTCTGGCAATTGAAGAAAGCGAGGACCTGACCCCGGCGCAGGAAATGATGGAGGTGATTTTTCTGGGGCTGCGGCAGGCCGAAGGCATTTCTCTGGAATCGTTTGAAACCCGGTTTGCCGTGGATTTTCAGATCAAGTTTCAGGAGGTGTTGACCCGTTGTCAGGAAGCGGGGTATTTGGCGGTGGCGGACGGCCGGTGTGCGCTGACCCGGCAGGGGCTCTTATACGCGGACAGCATCGCCGCCGCTTTAATCCAATGGATTTAA
- a CDS encoding DUF2333 family protein, which translates to MSATNSGKTEIQDAEFKKFAWLRIVGAIAIAVAVLWGITWIINALDLSRARNTAGTSVSSQNHGGQLSSEAANQGEENAAAAGEASGTHASGDEASPGPETHDMEKSAETTHGKTGKEYETTGAFFVDSLIEPINYEVNERFWGWRPNDIINITDNVNEIQRGVLEVTRRATVALTEKISRAGSASALNPLLEDAMNIFMISSESYWMPSAEAEYNKAIDNLKTYKKQLIRNEAVFYTRSDSLIPLLQTLEDLLGSCDENLVKQKEDNGEPVSTFQADNYFYYAKGVAMAMTTILHAVDKEFAGLLETRNAKGIMRHAVESAHHAAELKPWLMVTEASLNGILANHRANMAAHISHARYYLGLMVKTLST; encoded by the coding sequence GTGAGTGCAACAAACAGCGGCAAAACTGAAATACAGGATGCAGAATTTAAAAAATTCGCCTGGCTCCGCATCGTCGGCGCCATTGCCATTGCTGTAGCCGTTTTATGGGGAATCACCTGGATCATCAATGCGCTGGATTTATCCAGGGCCCGGAACACTGCGGGCACAAGTGTCTCTTCACAAAATCATGGCGGCCAATTATCTTCCGAAGCAGCGAATCAAGGAGAAGAAAACGCCGCCGCTGCCGGGGAGGCCTCCGGTACCCATGCATCGGGCGACGAAGCCTCTCCGGGTCCCGAAACCCATGATATGGAAAAATCTGCCGAAACGACACATGGAAAAACCGGCAAAGAATATGAAACCACAGGAGCGTTTTTTGTCGATTCCCTGATCGAGCCCATCAATTACGAGGTCAATGAACGGTTCTGGGGCTGGCGGCCGAATGACATCATCAATATCACGGACAATGTCAATGAAATCCAGAGGGGGGTCCTTGAAGTCACCCGCCGCGCCACTGTTGCGCTCACCGAGAAAATATCCCGGGCCGGCAGCGCATCGGCCTTAAACCCACTTCTTGAAGATGCGATGAATATCTTTATGATTTCTTCGGAGAGCTACTGGATGCCCTCGGCGGAGGCGGAATACAACAAAGCCATTGACAACCTGAAAACATACAAAAAACAGTTGATCCGAAACGAAGCCGTCTTCTACACCCGCTCTGACAGCCTGATTCCGCTGCTCCAGACACTGGAGGATCTCCTGGGCAGCTGCGACGAAAACCTCGTTAAACAGAAAGAGGACAACGGAGAACCGGTCAGCACGTTTCAGGCGGACAATTATTTTTATTATGCCAAAGGGGTGGCCATGGCCATGACCACCATTCTGCATGCGGTGGATAAGGAGTTTGCCGGATTGCTTGAAACCCGAAATGCCAAGGGTATCATGCGCCATGCCGTTGAATCCGCCCATCATGCGGCCGAACTGAAACCCTGGCTCATGGTGACCGAGGCGAGTCTAAACGGCATTCTGGCCAACCACCGGGCCAATATGGCCGCCCATATCAGCCATGCGCGCTATTATTTGGGACTTATGGTAAAGACGTTGTCGACGTAG